The Kineothrix sp. IPX-CK genomic interval ACCGCTGCTATTATGCTGCCTATTGTCATATTTACGGTAATAGCAGCTCTTCTTGGAGATTATTATGCAAATGGTGTTAAAATCGATACCCATTATCATATGTTCCAGACTGATAAGGAGTATCAGCAAAGATTAAGCGGCAGGTCCATTGACCAAAGCCTGCTGGAGGAAATGAAGGCCGGGTATGATAAAATTCCTTCCGATGTGGAGGCATATACATTGACAAAAGAGTATGAAGCATATGCACGGCCATATAGCGCAATATTTCAATTTGTCAGAAATACGGCAAATATGACGGTTTCTGAAGTGCGGCAGTGGGCGGCAGACGAAGAGGATATGCATGCAATGCGTCAAAGAATGTTAGAAGAAACGAGGGAAGAACTCCGCCTGACGCAGGGCGAAAAGGTCTTCTGGCAGGAACAGGAGGATAATCTGGAATGGCCGATGACGTTTGTATACAAAGACGGATATTGGCAGCTTTTTGACTGCATGAATACAATAGGCCTGATGATGCTTATCATGATCACGGTCTGCCTGTCGAGCGTTTTTGCGGAGGAGCATGCCAAAAGAACGGATCAGCTCATACTTTGCAGCAGATATGGAAGGCATAAGGCTTATTGGGCTAAGATTTTAGCAGAAATCAGTTTTTCACTTCTTGTGTCGATAGTGTATATTGTGCTGGCTTTTGGCCTTGCGTTTGCATTATATGGTGCGGACGGCTTTTCCGGTGCATTTCAATTGATGTATACCAATTATTCTTATCCGTTAAGCGTGGGAGAAGCGGTTCTGATTTCCTATAGCATGCTGATGATTGCGGGAGTTCTGACCGGCATATTTGTAATGATGCTGTCTGAACTGCTTCATAGCGGCATCGGTACGCTGGCGCTGGTAGTTGGAATGATTATATTATTATTGTTTTTTAACATACCGGAACAGTACCGGGCGGCGTCCCAGCTTTTGAGCTATATTCCCAGCGAATTTGTTGCCGTATGGAGCATCTTCAGCTCGCGGACGGTATCGCTTGCCGGCAGAACATTTACAGCGTGGCAGGCAGTTCCCATTTTGTATATTCTTGCGGGGGGGATATTTGCTGTGGCAGGTAAAAGAGTCTATGCAAACTATCAGGTAAGCGGCCGGTAAAAAACAGGACACAGCGCGATAAAATGCGGGTTTTTACTTCATTTTCTCCTATTACTGTAGTATAATATAGCAAATAAACTGTGGGAGGAAATTTACGAATGAGAAAATCTGTGGTTAAGATTATCGCTGCTGTGTCGGGTGCCGCGATTCTGCTTGCCGGATGTACGAAAGGAACGAAGGAGGAGCAGGCGGTGCTGGACCCTGACAATCCGGTTTCCATTGAGATATGGCACTATTACAATGGGCCTCAGAAGCTGGCTTTCGATAGTCTTGTTACACGTTTTAATGAGACGATGGGGCAGGAGCAAGGCATTGTCGTAGAGGCATTCGGTCAGGGAAATGTGAATGAGCTTTATGAAAAGGTGCATGACGCTGTGGATAAGAAGGTAGGAGCCGGCGAGGTACCGACGATTTTTGCAGCCTATACAGATACGGTGTACGATTTGGACAAGCGGGGACTGGTAGCTGACCTTGGCGGGTATTTTATCGAAGAGGAACTGGCAGGATACGTGGATGCATATATCGAGGAAGGCCGGCTTGGCGAGGCGGAGGGCTTGAAGATCATCCCGATAGCAAAGGCGACAGAAATCATGATGATCAATAAAACTGATTGGGATAAATTTGCGGCTGCTACCGGAACGTCGATGACGGAGCTTGAAACCATTGAGGGCGTGGTGAAGACCTCCGAGTCTTACTATAACTGGACTGACGGGGAGACACCGGATATTCCGGGCGACGGTAAAGCTATGTTCGGGCGGGATGCTATGGCGAACTATATTATTCTCGGTTATTATCAGTTGACAGGCAATTCTCTTTTTACCCATGAGGGAGGAACGATTGCCTTCGAACCGGACGAGGAGGCTTTCCGAAAGCTCTGGGATAACTATTATATCCCTTATATCAACGGCTGGTTCGGCGCCTACGGACGTTTCCGTTCGGACGACGCCAAGACCGGGGATTTGATTGTCTTGGTAGGATCTACTTCGGGAGCGACTTATTTTCCGGAGCGGGTTACCTTGGAGGATGAATCCAGCTATCCTATTGAGGCGGCAGTCCTTCCGGCCCCCTGCTTTGAAGGAGCAGAGCTTAGTGCCATTCAGCAGGGTGCGGGGATGGCGGTTCTTTCATCGAATCCTCAGAACGATCTGGCTGCGGCGATCTTCTTGAAATGGTTTGTGGAGGAGGAACAAAATATTGATTTCGCGATTTCCTCCGCTTATCTTCCGGTAGAGAAAGCGGCAAATGATATGTCTTTAATCGAAAGCGCAGAGGGCTTTGAACAACTTCCTGCATCACTTAAGGATGCTCTTTCCGTGTCGGTGGACGTGGTCAATGGATATGATTTGTATTTTGAGAAAGCATTTTCTGGCTCTGCCGATGCCAGAGAAGTAATTGAATATTCTCTTTCAGACCGCGCTAAGGCTGACCGTGAACAGATTCTCACACTGACGGAGGGCGGAATGTCTATGGAGGACGCGACAGCACAATTTGCGACGGATGAAAATTTCCAAAGCTGGTATGAAGGACTGATAAATGCAGTCCGCGTTATAATCGATGGGGATTGACAGGAAGAGGATGTAAATGGAACGAAAGAAAACAAAAGATAAATCCCGCAGGTCAGGCAATTCGATTATGAACCGCATTTTAATTCCGGTAATCGTTGCCTTATTCGTGCAGGCAGGCCTTTTTTCCGTAAATATAATTTGGGGCGGTACCATTGAAAAGCTCAACCACAATGCTTTTGACATTCTGAACGGGGCAGTGAATAATCGTCGTAACTATCTTCAAAGCGAGATGCTGTCGCGCTGGTCCAACTTGGATCCGGCGTCAGAGAATATCAGGAGAACATTCAGTAAGGAACCGATTCAGATAGGCGAGGCGGGCACCTTGCTCAGAAATGAGATTCTGAGCCAAAGTGCGCCGGAGCTGATTAGTTTGCTGCGCCGCAATTTGGTAATAGGAGTTTTTCTTATCCTGACGGATGGAGAAGGCCGCGATGAAGAAGGACAGATGCAAAAGCACGGTCTGTATATCCGTGATATGGACCCAGCCACCAATTCAGCCAATAACTCAGATTTACTGCTTTTGCATGCTCCGGTATGTATATCCAAGGAGCTAGGGATCCCTCTGGATTCCAATTGGCAGTCCCGTATGAGCTTTGACCCTGATGACTTGGTTAGCTGGAATTATTATAGTAAGCCTTATGAGGCCGCGCTTAAGTATCCTGAAATAGAGGAGAAAGATTTGGGATATTGGAGCCCGGTTTTTCGTGCGGCGGGAGACAGCCTGGATACGATTACCTATTCGATGCCCCTTAGGGATCAGAACGGAGTGGTGCGTGCGATATTGGGAGTGGAGCTTTCCGTCGATTACTTAAGCAAGCAGATGCCGTATCAGGAATTGAATCAGGAGAAGCAAGGAATGTATTTTGTCGGTGTTGCTGAGGGCGAGGAGCTGATTTTCAATACGCAGCTTTCCACCGGCCCTGTCTTTAAGCATCGTTTCGGAATGGCAAAGCAGATGAGTTTTACACAGGAAGATGAATATGCGGATTCCTATCGGGTCATTGACAATACTTCCGGCCATAAGAGAGACGTCTATGGATGTATACAATACTTTAATCTCTATAATACCAATACGCCTTTTGAAAATGAGAGATGGGCGTTAATTGGAATGCTGGATGACGAGGAGCTTCTGGGTTTCTCGCAAGGCGTATCCGGCTCGATATGGGTGACATGGGGAATCTCCCTTGTATTGGGGCTTACCGCCGCCTGGGCAGCCGGTTTATCGGTAGCCCATCCTATTACCAGACTTCTCAAGCAGCTTCGTGAGAGTGACCCCAGACGTCCTCTCGAGCTTGGTAAGCTGAAGATTTCGGAGATCGACGAACTGTCCGGGGCTATTGAGACGCTTAGCTCACGGGTAGCGAGAGAGGCCAGCCGCCTTTCTCAGATTATCGATATGGCGGGGGTAGAAATCGGTGCCTTTGAGACTCAGCCGGATTCGGACCGGGTATTTTGCACAGGTCACTTTTTCGAGATGCTGGGATTTTATAGTGAGCAGGCCACAGACGGCACTATCGATAAGCAGGAGTTCGATGAGTTGATGGAGACCTTGAACGGGCAGGTAGAGGATGGAACAGAGGATGGGAGCACGAAGATTCTTCGCATAGAGCATCCGGCGCAAGCTCCGAGGTGGGTGCGGCTTCGAGTGGTTTCTTCTAATAATCATATCACGGGGGTAGTCAGTGATGTCACACAAGAGATTTTAAAGAGGCGCAAGATTGAGCGAGAGAGGGATTATGATCTGCTGACGGATCTGCTCAACAGGCGGGCGTTCAGCGTAGAGCTCAAAAAACGTTTCAGCAATCCGCAGGAGCAGACGCTTATTGCCCGTATGTCAGGCGATGAGTTCTATGTGCTTTTTTCCGGTTATTCTTCCCGAGAAGAGGTGCAGGAAATCATTCATGTACTTGAAGACGGTGTGCGGCAGACTATATTTTTCCTGCCGGATAATACCAGCATCAATATTCGTGCATCCGCTGGAATCGCCTGGTACCCAGACCATGCTACCTCCTATGATAAGCTTCTGAAATATGCCGATTTCGCGATGTATCAGGTGAAGAATACGACCAAAGGAGAGTTCGGCGAATTCGATATGGAACATTATAAAAGGGACTCTTATTTATTGCAGAATCAGGAGGAAATCAACCGTCTCATAGATAAGGAGAAAGTAACTTTCCACTTTCAGCCTATCGTGGATGCGAGAAATGGTGAGGTGTTCGGATATGAAGCTTTAATGCGTCCCACGCTGGAGAGTATCAAGTCCCCGGGGGAAGTACTGCTGTTAGCGAAGTCACAGTCTAAGCTCTATGGGATAGAGAGACTGACTTGGCGGCAGAGCCTTGCGGCATTCGAGAAGCTGCCGGAAGCAGCGTCTTCTATCCGTATATTTGTGAATTCCATTGCCAGTCAGCAATTGAATGCCAAGGACGAGAAATATATTCAAGAGAGGTTCTCACATTTGCTTCCAAGAGTAATTATTGAGATTACGGAAGAGGAACGCTCCACCGAAATGGAGACTCGCAGAAAACTGGAGTGGGCTGCGAAGTGGAACTGTCAGATTGCTTTGGATGACTTTGGTACCGGATACAATTCCGATACTGCTTTGCTGGCGACCATGCCGAACTTTGTAAAGCTGGATATTTCAATCGTGCGCAATATCGACAACGATGCTAACCGCCGTAAGCTTTTACAGAATCTGCTGTCCTATACCGAAGGCCGTGATATACGTGTGATCGCGGAGGGAGTGGAGACCTATGAAGAGCTTCGCACGCTTATTAGCCTGGGCGTTGATTATTTACAGGGATACTATATCGCCAGGCCGCAGCTTCAGCCTGCCCCTATTCCGGAGCAGATTGTTCAGGAGATTCAGGATGCTTATGCGGCTGTTTCAGAATAGGGACGTAAGTTCCAAAAGGAGAGCTATGTATGGATAAATGTAATTGGTGTAAGGATGGCGGGATCAATGAAGAATACCATGATAAGGAATGGGGAATTCCGTTGCATGACGACAGGAAGCATTTTGAATTTCTGATGATGGAGGTCATGCAGTGCGGGCTGAACTGGACGATGATGCTTAAGAAGAGAGAAACCTTTCGTAAGTGCTTTGATGATTTCGATTATGAGAAAATTGCCTTGTACGGTGATGCGGATATAGATAGAATCATGGAAACCGGAGATATGATAAAATCGATTCGAAAAATTCGTGCGGTTATCGACAATGCGAGAGCATATAAGAAAATAATCGATGAATTCGGATCCTTTGATGAATTTCTGTGGGGATATAGCGGGTATAAGAGCATTATTTATGAGGATCATAGAATAGTGCCGGTCGCCAGCAATGATTTGTCGGATGTGGTAAGCAAGGAACTGAAAAAGAGGGGATTTAAGTATCTTGGCTCCATTACGGTGTATTCTCATCTGCAGGCCTGCGGGATTATTAATGACCATGATATTCATTGCTTTAGGTATCGGCAGATTATAGATGAGTGTCCGGTAGAGTTTAGATGATCGCGAATCCGTCGCTTTTTTACAACACAAAGCGGCGGATATATTTTATTATGGAATAAAGTTTGGATCATCCGAAGGAGAAAAGACATGAAAAAACTGAGTTTTGAAGCATTTCATGAAATTAAAAATTGGGTTTATCGGAATGCGAGGCCGCTGGACTTCGCATTATGGCAATACTGGTTTGAAGATGGAAGCAAAGATGCTGTTCTATCGGCCTTATCCAGCTATCGGAATAGTGATGGCGGATTTGGCAATACGATTGACCCGGATAGCTGGAATCCGGATTCTACCCCGTACAATGTACAGATCGTCATAAAACTGCTGCGGCAGATAGAGTTCCTCGATATGGAGCATCCATTTTACCGCGGAATGTTCCGTTATTTGGAGAATACGGAGCACAGGGCAGATTACGGATGGATTTTTACAATCCCGTCTAACGATAATTACCCGCACGGCATCTGGTGGGATTATAATCCCAAGGACAATGAGTTCCAAAGTATAGGAACGACGGCAAGCCTATGTGGTTTTATTCTCCGGTATGGAGAAAAAGAGTCGGGCCTGTACCGGATGGCGAAGGAATATACGAACTCGTTGATTGAGCGGTTAAAGGGGACAGAGCGATTGGGAGATATGGGAGTAGGAGGCTACTGCGAGTTGCTGGAGGATATAGAGGCAGCAGGGATTACGGAAGAATTTGACTTTACATATCTATGTGAAAAGGTTTCCCATGAGGTACGGAAAAAGATAGAAACGGAAAAAGACAATTTCATGGCAAATCCACTGGAATTCATATGGTCTCCGGAGAGCAGGTATTATGAGGAAAATAAAGAGGAAGTACACAAGGCCCTGGATGCCATAATTGACGAGCGCCCTGAAAATGGAGTCTGGGATATCCCATGGGAGTGGTATAACGGCGGGAAATATCCCGAGGCGTTCGCCATTAGTGAGAATTGGTGGAAGTCCAGCAAAGCCATTGAAAAGCTGCTGCAGTTGAAAAGCTTCGGAAGGCTGGAGATCAGATAGTCTCACTTTTTCTTTTTCTGAAGCGGGTAAATGGACAAATTACCATTGCAGATATAGGCGAGTCCGCACACTGCGATAAAATAAGGCAGCATTTCGGGACCGAAGACCTCTGCGCCTATCAGGATGGGTGCAAGCAGAGTATTGCTGGCGCTGCCGAATACTGCCGCATAGCCCAACGCTGCGGAGAAGGCGATGGGTAAGCCGAGCAGCGAAGCAAGGAATGCACCAAAGGTTGCGCCGATGGAAAACAAAGGAGTGACCTCTCCGCCCTGAAAGCCTGCCGACAAAGTAAGCACCGTAAAGAGAAATTTAAAAGCGAAATCCCATGAATAAATGCCCTCATTAAGACTCATGGATATTAAGTTGGTGCCGAGTCCCGAGTATCTTCCCTGAAAACATAGTAACGAAAAGAGACCGATCGCGGTACCGGCAATCAGAATGCGCAGAAGTGGATTTTTCAACTTCTCTGAAAAGAGCTTTTTTGTCCTATGCAGGAAATAGGAAAACAGCCGCCCCATTATCCCGAATAAAAAACCGAGGAAAAGTATCTTGAAAAGCAGGGATGGCGAAAAAGAAAAGTTCTTTGACAGAACGTAGGAAAATTTTTCAAGACCCAGTGCGCCGGAAATATAGCTTGCGGTAAATGCCGCGGTCAAAGCCGGAAGCAGAGCCTTGTATTCCAGTACGCCTACGGTCAGCACCTCGAGAGCAAAAAAGGTGGCGGCGAGGGGCGTTCTGAATAACCCGGAAAAGCCGGCGGCCATTCCCGTAAGTAATAATATTTTTTCCCCGCTCTCTATGGAAAAACGTCTGCCGAGCGTATGTCCGAGGGCTCCTCCTATCTGAACGGCTACCCCCTCTCTTCCGGCACTTCCGCCGAACAGATGAGTAAGCCATGTTCCAATAATGACGAAGGGGATTAAACGGAGAGGTATCGTTTCTTTGGAGCCATGTCCGGCTTCAAAGAGCAAAGCCATTCCTTTACTGCTCCTGTCTCCGAATTTCTGATAGCTCCATAAGATAAAGACACCGACGGCGCCGAGAAAAGGAAGTAAAAAGTAAACATATTCGTCCCTGATATTCCCAATGTAAAGCAGAATCCTGCCGAACAAAGCGGCGATAGATCCGGCGGCTATGCCGAGGGGGATTGCAAGTCCTGTGAAAATCAACTGATTTCTTATTTTTTCCCGATAATTCATATAAACCTCACTTCCAAGTAATATTATAAGGGAAGCTGCCATCAATTGGCAAGGTCACATACGGCCGGATAAGGGCAAAATTTTATTCCTGCATTACTGTTCACTCCGTTCTCAGTAATGTTCCTGCTTTACCGTCGATTGACAAAAATCACATTATGTAATATATTACATAATGTGAGGGAGAATTATATAATTTAAGGAGTTAAATATCATGAGTATGGATAGAGACAGGTTACTGGAAGATTTTGATGACGAAAGGGCTCTGTTCGGTTTGTTCTTCGCATTCGGGAACCGCTTGCAGACTGCGGGTGATGCTTTTTATGAAGAAATTACGTGTAAGCAGTTTTTTCTTCTCATCTGCCTTTCGTTATTTAAGGAGACCCCTCCCATGATTAATGAACTTGCGGATGTGATGGGAAGTTCGCATCAGAACGTGAAGCAGATTGTCAATAAGCTGGAAAAGGAAGGATTTGTAACTACTTTTTACGATAAGGATGACAGAAGGAAAGTAAGAGTAGCGGCGACGGAGAAAATGGGAACATTGAGCGACAGGTATCGTGAGCAGGAGGAAAGATTCATGGCAGGGCTTTATGAAGGAATTACAAAGGAGGAAGTGCAGCTTACTTACAATGTAATGATGAAAATCGAGAAAAATCTTATTGCAATCAGGGAGGAAAAGTAAATGGAGCGAATCGTGGTGTATAACAGTAAGACAGGGTTTAGCGAGAAGTACGGAAAATGGATAGCGCAGGAGCTTGCATGCAAAGCGGTAAGCTACAAGGATATGACACCGCAGCACTGGAAGGAGAACGACGTAATTATCTATGGTGCAGGGATTATGGCAGGAAGGATAAACGGATGGGATAAAGTGAAGAAAATCCCTGAGCGGTGCGGTAAAAAGCTGATCGTATATGCGGTTGGCGGTGCGCCTATGAAGGCGGAT includes:
- a CDS encoding chloride channel protein — encoded protein: MNYREKIRNQLIFTGLAIPLGIAAGSIAALFGRILLYIGNIRDEYVYFLLPFLGAVGVFILWSYQKFGDRSSKGMALLFEAGHGSKETIPLRLIPFVIIGTWLTHLFGGSAGREGVAVQIGGALGHTLGRRFSIESGEKILLLTGMAAGFSGLFRTPLAATFFALEVLTVGVLEYKALLPALTAAFTASYISGALGLEKFSYVLSKNFSFSPSLLFKILFLGFLFGIMGRLFSYFLHRTKKLFSEKLKNPLLRILIAGTAIGLFSLLCFQGRYSGLGTNLISMSLNEGIYSWDFAFKFLFTVLTLSAGFQGGEVTPLFSIGATFGAFLASLLGLPIAFSAALGYAAVFGSASNTLLAPILIGAEVFGPEMLPYFIAVCGLAYICNGNLSIYPLQKKKK
- a CDS encoding bifunctional diguanylate cyclase/phosphodiesterase; its protein translation is MERKKTKDKSRRSGNSIMNRILIPVIVALFVQAGLFSVNIIWGGTIEKLNHNAFDILNGAVNNRRNYLQSEMLSRWSNLDPASENIRRTFSKEPIQIGEAGTLLRNEILSQSAPELISLLRRNLVIGVFLILTDGEGRDEEGQMQKHGLYIRDMDPATNSANNSDLLLLHAPVCISKELGIPLDSNWQSRMSFDPDDLVSWNYYSKPYEAALKYPEIEEKDLGYWSPVFRAAGDSLDTITYSMPLRDQNGVVRAILGVELSVDYLSKQMPYQELNQEKQGMYFVGVAEGEELIFNTQLSTGPVFKHRFGMAKQMSFTQEDEYADSYRVIDNTSGHKRDVYGCIQYFNLYNTNTPFENERWALIGMLDDEELLGFSQGVSGSIWVTWGISLVLGLTAAWAAGLSVAHPITRLLKQLRESDPRRPLELGKLKISEIDELSGAIETLSSRVAREASRLSQIIDMAGVEIGAFETQPDSDRVFCTGHFFEMLGFYSEQATDGTIDKQEFDELMETLNGQVEDGTEDGSTKILRIEHPAQAPRWVRLRVVSSNNHITGVVSDVTQEILKRRKIERERDYDLLTDLLNRRAFSVELKKRFSNPQEQTLIARMSGDEFYVLFSGYSSREEVQEIIHVLEDGVRQTIFFLPDNTSINIRASAGIAWYPDHATSYDKLLKYADFAMYQVKNTTKGEFGEFDMEHYKRDSYLLQNQEEINRLIDKEKVTFHFQPIVDARNGEVFGYEALMRPTLESIKSPGEVLLLAKSQSKLYGIERLTWRQSLAAFEKLPEAASSIRIFVNSIASQQLNAKDEKYIQERFSHLLPRVIIEITEEERSTEMETRRKLEWAAKWNCQIALDDFGTGYNSDTALLATMPNFVKLDISIVRNIDNDANRRKLLQNLLSYTEGRDIRVIAEGVETYEELRTLISLGVDYLQGYYIARPQLQPAPIPEQIVQEIQDAYAAVSE
- a CDS encoding DNA-3-methyladenine glycosylase I, which encodes MDKCNWCKDGGINEEYHDKEWGIPLHDDRKHFEFLMMEVMQCGLNWTMMLKKRETFRKCFDDFDYEKIALYGDADIDRIMETGDMIKSIRKIRAVIDNARAYKKIIDEFGSFDEFLWGYSGYKSIIYEDHRIVPVASNDLSDVVSKELKKRGFKYLGSITVYSHLQACGIINDHDIHCFRYRQIIDECPVEFR
- a CDS encoding extracellular solute-binding protein, whose protein sequence is MRKSVVKIIAAVSGAAILLAGCTKGTKEEQAVLDPDNPVSIEIWHYYNGPQKLAFDSLVTRFNETMGQEQGIVVEAFGQGNVNELYEKVHDAVDKKVGAGEVPTIFAAYTDTVYDLDKRGLVADLGGYFIEEELAGYVDAYIEEGRLGEAEGLKIIPIAKATEIMMINKTDWDKFAAATGTSMTELETIEGVVKTSESYYNWTDGETPDIPGDGKAMFGRDAMANYIILGYYQLTGNSLFTHEGGTIAFEPDEEAFRKLWDNYYIPYINGWFGAYGRFRSDDAKTGDLIVLVGSTSGATYFPERVTLEDESSYPIEAAVLPAPCFEGAELSAIQQGAGMAVLSSNPQNDLAAAIFLKWFVEEEQNIDFAISSAYLPVEKAANDMSLIESAEGFEQLPASLKDALSVSVDVVNGYDLYFEKAFSGSADAREVIEYSLSDRAKADREQILTLTEGGMSMEDATAQFATDENFQSWYEGLINAVRVIIDGD
- a CDS encoding flavodoxin domain-containing protein, which translates into the protein MERIVVYNSKTGFSEKYGKWIAQELACKAVSYKDMTPQHWKENDVIIYGAGIMAGRINGWDKVKKIPERCGKKLIVYAVGGAPMKADEVILTVKDNNLTKEEQKEIPFFYLEGGIDFEKMGFFPRTMLKTMYKMLKKKKDKTQEDMGMLRLFERSSDNSSKENIKPLIICAEQI
- a CDS encoding MarR family winged helix-turn-helix transcriptional regulator, with the protein product MSMDRDRLLEDFDDERALFGLFFAFGNRLQTAGDAFYEEITCKQFFLLICLSLFKETPPMINELADVMGSSHQNVKQIVNKLEKEGFVTTFYDKDDRRKVRVAATEKMGTLSDRYREQEERFMAGLYEGITKEEVQLTYNVMMKIEKNLIAIREEK